The following are encoded in a window of Ranitomeya variabilis isolate aRanVar5 chromosome 8, aRanVar5.hap1, whole genome shotgun sequence genomic DNA:
- the COA7 gene encoding cytochrome c oxidase assembly factor 7 — protein MAGLVDFKNEEEVKEFLDNLGTEYYYQCHREKDADGCHRLAEYLENIKKTFEATAKVLTFNCEQNGHSESCYKLGAYHITGKGGVPIDLKTAYSCFLKSCGKGGKKSADSCHNVGLLAQDGRVNDEKPDLHLARDYYTKACDDKFAPSCFNLSAMYLEGSPGLAKDMKRALHFSEKACELGHIWACANASRMYKLGDGVKRDDAKAETLKNRAKDLHQKQREAKEITFGV, from the exons ATGGCCGGACTGGTGGATTTTAAGAATGAGGAGGAAGTGAAGGAGTTTCTGGACAATCTGGGCACCGAGTATTACTACCAGTGCCACCGGGAGAAGGACGCGGACG GATGTCATCGGTTAGCTGAGTATTTAGAGAATATAAAAAAAACCTTTGAAGCTACAGCCAAAGTGCTGACGTTTAACTGCGAGCAGAACGGTCACAGCGAGAGCTGCTACAAACTGGGAGCTTATCACATAACGGGGAAAG GAGGAGTTCCAATCGATCTAAAAACTGCCTATAGCTGCTTTCTAAAATCCTGTGGTAAGGGAGGAAAGAAATCTGCTGATTCCTGCCATAACGTGGGGCTCTTGGCACAAGACGGTCGCGTAAATGATGAGAAACCCGATCTTCACCTAGCCAGGGATTATTATACAAAGGCTTGCGATGACAAATTTGCACCAAGTTGCTTCAACTTAAGCGCCATGTACTTGGAAGGATCGCCCGGCCTTGCCAAGGATATGAAGCGGGCTCTGCACTTTTCTGAGAAGGCCTGTGAGCTGGGACACATATGGGCTTGTGCCAATGCCAGCCGAATGTACAAACTTGGTGATGGGGTCAAAAGAGATGATGCCAAGGCGGAAACGTTAAAAAATCGTGCTAAGGACCTTCACCAAAAGCAAAGGGAAGCCAAAGAAATTACCTTTGGGGTGTAA